The nucleotide sequence CTTCATCATCAAAGAAATGGATTAAAATCCCCTTGGGGAATTCAGAATCTCCATTATCAAAAACCAACTGCTGCTCAGCATTCACCTTGACCTTTACCCGGGCAGAATCACTGCGATAAACTTCCATTCCAGTCGTCACCCTTACCGGTCCATCATAGTTTTGGAGCTGCCTAAGGTCTACACTTTCCCTGCAGGAAAAACCAAGCAATGATATCAAAAGAAACAAAACACTCCGTCTCATGGCACAAATTTATCAAATTAATCTTGTTTTAATTCTTTTTGGTACGAAAGAAAAAAGGCGGTTGTTTAAACCGCCTTTTTATATTTTACAAAAGAAGTATGATTTCTTGAATTAATCTCTGGTTTTCAAGGATACAGTTTGACCTATCCAGCAGCCGGTATTCAAAGTTTGGCCCACTTGGTAGCCTTCAGTAAACAACTCCTCTTTAGAAGGGAATCTTGCCTTGGCATTGGCCATTCCTTTATTATCACCTGCTTTAGCAAAAGCGTCATAAGCAGCAATAAAGATCGAATAATCTTTTACTCTACTTTGACCACCTCTACAGTCATTGGAAGAACCCATGTACAAGCTACCGATAAATGACCATGCATCAGAAGTTTTTTCTGGATCAAGTTCGGCCACACTCATTGCAGACTGTCTGGCAGCAGATTTTTTACCCAATTGAGCTTGCGCCTTGGCCAAGTCATAAGTAACCTCAGCTTTTTGCTTGTTATTTTCAGCCAACTCCAATGCTCTGGTAAACATTTCTTCTGCCTTGGCATAATTTCCATCCTGCATATATCTCAGACCTCTTACTTGGGAAGTAGAGAATGTAGGGCTGTCATTATCCACCACTTCAAGGGCTTTAGAGAAAGTCTCTGAAGAAGTACACTTATACTGTACAGAATACTGGAAGATTCTTTTTGCCAATGCCACATTGCTTGGATCTGCTTCCAACTGTGGACCTAATTTCTCTTGGATAAAATCACAATCGATGATTTCCATGGCCACAAGAATTTGATCCAATGTAGATTTCTCTCCAGAAGCATCAGCACCTTCAGCTTCAGCTTTATCTAAACGAGCATAGAGATTATCATAGATATCAAGGACCTGCTCATCTGTATAAGCTTGGTTATAGGCATAGTTTCTGTACACAAGGTCGAAATAAGCCGGCACCAACCCTACGGTGTTGATCTCCCCATTAAGTTCAATATCTTTGGCAAAATAAGACGCCGCATCAGCTACTTTATCCTTATTTCCTCTATAATATCTATAACCGTAATAAGCCTTATTTTCTATCCATTCAGCCTCATTATTGTATTTTTCAGCTCTGATGTCATAAATTGCCATGACAGAATCTTGATAAATCGCTTTTTGAGCCTCATCTGTAGCCGCTTCAGCAGCACCATCATAAACTTTCACCCCATTGATATATATGGCTTCGTTTAGGTCTGGAGCATTTACCAATAACCAATGCAATGGTTTGGTCGCCTGAATAAATTGATCTGATTTCAAATAATCATTGTAGGCAGCATTATACTCCCTAGCTTTAGCCTCCTTTTGAGGATCTGAAGGCCAATTCCAACCATCCTGTGCATGGGCCAAGCCCACCACAACAAAAGATAATAACCCTAATAATGCAAATTTAGCTTTCATACTCGTTGTGTTTATTCAAATACTTTTTTGTAGAACCAACTATTATCATTGATGGAGAAGCCCAGGGTGAATTTATAATAATTCTCTTGAACCAATCCATTACTTGTTGTACCTCTCTGTCCTACTTTCACAGCTATATTCAATAGTGATAAGCTGCTCATAGGAACAGAAGCTCCAAAATTGATGCCAATATCATTGACCTTATTTTGGTTAATAAGATATGGGGTTTGCTCAAACTCAATTCCTGCCCGGAAAGTAGAACGCATAAACACGCTCTCCAAAGAATAAATATCAGGAACAAATTGTCCGCCTAAACCAACTTTAAAAGACTTTCCTAGACCTGAATTGTCATCGGCAAAGGACCTATAATCCCTAAAATCCTGATGTTGAGCTTCAAGTCCAATGACAAATTTATTAATTTTTTCGAAAGATATACCATAACCTAATTTATTAGGTAAATAAATACTTCCAATTTCATCATTGTAAATCAGTACACCGTCTGCATCAGGATCAGTGCCTTCACCATCCTCAGCAACTTTTGCATAGCGTTTTGTCTTTAGATCACCATACAACTGATAGATCGCGCCAAAATTCAGCCTGCTGCGGTCACCTGTGCGAGCCATATAATGCAAGCCGCCTTTGAGAGCAAAATCATTGATCGTCTGTCTATCATAAAGTTCTGTAACCAAACCAGTCAAGCTACCTTCATCATCCACCAGTGATAATTGCTCCCTGGCGATGGTAGAACCAAAAACATAACTCCCCTGAAAGCCAACATTAAAGTTTTTTACTAATTCAAAACCGGTATTCAAATACACCTCACTGATTCCTCCACGTCCTCTAATCCTATTTAGGGCCGTAAAATCCGAATTAACCACATCACTTTGGATAATGTGCTCATAATCCACGGCACTCACCTGGTTCAATCCGAGCCCAACAGTCCATTTTCTGGGACTGATGGGTAAAGATACAGCCACATAACTTAAACCTCCTCCATCAAGTGTGGCACTACTTTCTTCAGTTTTAGCTTGATAGCGTTTATAGTTAAATGCAGCTTGAAAGTTGAAAACATTGTTCTTTACAGACAATGCAGGATTCACTTGATTCACAGACCAAGCATCTCCATAACTTATACCCAAACCGCCCATTGCTTGGTTTTGGGTAAGACCAGAATTGTTCATATCCCCAACTCCAATGGAACTGTAGGTAGAAGAACCAATTTGTCCTTTTGCTTGATTAAATATAAAAAAGGCGCAAAAGACGCCTAACAGATGCAGTCTAGTTTTTATTGACATTGTAAATTAATATTCTATTCAGACCATGAAGGACTAAATTGGGGATTACAAATATGTGGTCTTTTGTTAAGCTTTCAAAGAATTTTGCATCACCACCACAAATAAAGACCTTTAAATCCTGATGATTGCCAAGGTATTGCTTGATGATACCTTCTATTTCATGTTTAATTCCAAAATAAACACCACTTTTCATTCCATCTAGGGTATTGCCCCCGATCAATCCAGGCTTAACTTCCTCGAAATCATAATCAACCAGCGGCAATCGTGCCGTTTGTTCATGCATGGCCCTGAATCTCATCTGAAGCCCCGGGGATATTGCCCCGCCCAAATAGGCCTTATACGCATCGATGAAATCATAAGTAATACAAGTTCCCAAATCAATGCTCAAAACCGGGCCTTTACCTGTTTTACTGTAAGCACCAATAGCCGCTGCCAGCCTATCAAGCCCCAAAGTATGTGGGGTTTGATATTGGTTTTTCACCGGCAAAAGCGTCCCTTGGTCCAAAAACAAAAAGCCAAAGGGCAACATCAATTCAAGTTCTTGGCTGGACCAACGCACCGAACTGACAATGACATGGTCAAAATCCCAAGCGTCGGTATATCGGAGCAGCTCATCTATATAATTCAGGCTTTGCTCCTCAATCATCTCCAGACCATCAAACAGGGCACTTTTTATCCTGGTATTCCCTATATCTATGACTAAATTCCTCAATCAAAATCCATTTTGAACCGAACCGTTCTACCAATCTTTTGTGACCTTTTGATTTTAAAAACAGCAGGCCAAATTTTCGCCTAAATTAATGATTTTAATATCCGAGTTTGAAATCAAGTGTATAAATTTATCTTTACATATCTGATTTTAACAAACTTTAACCCTCCCATGGATACTTCCAATATCTACCATATAATCGGCCTGATGTCCGGCACCTCCGGCGATGGACTCGACATGGCTCATTGTAGGTTTGTTTATGAGCAAAAATGGTCCTTCAGTATCATTGAAGCGACTACTGTCCCATTCCCTGAGAACTTAGGCAAAAAACTTAATCAAGCACACCAGCTTTCCGGGGAGGAACTCTGCCTTTTAGACAGGGAATTTGGAACATGGATGGGAGAAAAGATAAAAGAATTCTGTAAAAGCTATCAGCTAAGGCCGGACGCCGTAGCCTCTCATGGGCATACCGTTTTTCACCAACCACAAAAAAGATTGACCACACAGATCGGTTGCGGATGGAGTTTAATGCAAACATGCGGTTTGCCCGTGATCAATGATTTTAGAACCTTGGATGTTTTACTAGGCGGCCAAGGCGCTCCATTGGCACCAGTAGGGGATCATTACCTTTTCGAAGCATATGACTTCTGCTTAAATCTAGGAGGAATTGCTAATATCTCCATGATAAGCAAAGGACAGAGAAAGGCTTTTGACACCTCTCCGTTCAACCTCTTACTGAACCATTTTGCCGCAAAAAAGGGGCTCCCTTATGATGATAAAGGGAAACTGGCAAAGAAAGGAAAAGTAATCCCCGAACTTCTGGAACAACTTAATTCCCTACCTTATTATGAAAATATTGGCGCTAAATCTCTAGGAAGAGAAAATATAGAAAACAGCTTTTTACCTTTATTGGAAAACAGAAACGCGGAAGTAGAAGATACCCTGGCCACCTTAGTAAGACACTATGCAGAACAGATCAGCAAAGTAGTGTTGGAACATTCAATAAAATCTCCGAGCAAATTACTTATTACAGGAGGAGGGGCCTATAACCACTTTTTCATTGAAGTGCTATCAGAAAAATTAGGAGACAAAGCAATAGCCATCGTACCGGATCGAGAAATCGTAGATTTTAAGGAAGCGCTGATTTTTGCCTTCTTGGGCGTCCTAAAACTAAGAAAAGAAGCCAATTCCCTTGCTTCTGTAACAGGCGCCAGCAGAAACAGCTGCGGGGGCACCCTCTATCTTCCAGACTTAACAGCTTGACCTAGCCACTGTATCCCCTTCATGAACACCAATGTTTTGGAATGAGCTCTCCAAAAGTTAAAATCAGTTTTTCACCAATTTGGGCTTATCCATTGTGCAAAATCATTAAATTGAATGGATAGGACATATGACGCAGTCTGATCAGGAAACAATACAACCCAAAAAACAACCATGAACAGCAACTTTTATCTACAAAAAATCAAAACAAGGCCTAAAGAACAAGCAGATTTCTTACATATACCAAACTTCAGTCAAACATAGGGTCGTTAAATAGCATAAATAAGTTTTTTTTATATTTTTGTACCACCTTAAAATTCCGAGTATGATTGAACCGCTCAAAAAATTTGAGGATAAACCGCCTGAAATAGTTTTTGAATGGAATGATAGTGAAACAGAAGCTAAAGGATGGGCTGTGATCAACTCTCTGAGAGGAGGCGCGGCAGGGGGCGGGACCCGTATGAGAAAAGGCTTGGACAGAAGGGAAGTGGAAGCTTTGGCAAAAACCATGGAAATAAAATTCACGGTTTCGGGACCACCCATAGGAGGGGCCAAATCGGGAATAAATTTTGATCCAAACGACCCAAGAAAGGGAGAGGTGCTCAACAGATGGTATAAAGCAGTAATGCCCATACTCAAAAGCTATTACGGCACTGGTGGAGATCTCAATATAGATGAAATCGAAGAGGTCATTCCCATCACCGAATCTTTCGGACTTTGGCATCCCCAGGAAGGTATAGTTCATGGCCATTTTCATGCTACTGAACCCCAAAAGATCAAGAAAATTGGCCAATTGCGACAAGGAGTTTCCAAAATTCTGGAAGACCCACATTATACACCTGACAGTCCAAAAAAGTACAAGGTAGCAGACATGATCACCGGTTTTGGGGTAGCTGAAGCCGTCAAGCATTATTATCGACTTTGGGGCGGAAAGATTAAAGGTAAGAGAGCCATCATCCAAGGCTGGGGCAATGTGGGAGCAGCAGCAGCCTGTTTTCTAGCCGTAGAAGGAGTTAAAGTAGTGGGCATCATGGACAAAGAAGGAGGCCTGATCAATGAAACCGGTTATAGCCTTGATGAAATCCGAAAATTATTCACCCATAGGTCAGGCAATAAATTGGTAGCGGAGAGGTTGATACCTTTCAAGGAAATAAATAAAAACATTTGGGATATCCCCCATGAAATATTTATTCCTGCGGCTGCTTCAAGATTAATTAATATTGACCAAGTGAGGCGTTTGACAAAAGCCGGACTGGAAGTGATTTCTTGCGGAGCCAATGTTCCCTTTGCGGATAAAGAGATCTTTTTCGGTCCCATAGGCTTGGCAACGGACCAAGAAGTATCGGTTATTCCTGACTTCATTGCCAATTGTGGAATGGCCAGGGTTTTTGCCTATTTGATGTCAGATCATGCTGAAGTGACCGACAAGGCAATTTTTGAGGATGTAAGCCAAACAATTCTAAAGGCTTTAAAAAAAACGCATAAAATGCAGCCCGAAAAGACGGGCATCGCAAGAAAATCTTTTGAAATAGCTATTAATCAACTGATTTAGTGTCGATATCTTTTCACTATCAAAAATATTAACACAAAATTAATTTATCCCGACCATACTATTTTTGTTTGGTGGGAATTAGGCAAAATGAGTAGTTTAGGGGAATCATAACAAAATCCTTCAAACCACTCTTTGAACTATAGATAAACAAATCAGCGTAAACAAAGACGAAAAAAATTTAATTTCATTTTAATGAAGAATATTATTATTGCATTTGGTATTATTTGGGGAGCCATATTTTACACGGGGATACCCTCAGTTTTGGCACTTGAAAATAACCATAAAACAGAAGTTGCGCAAGACCATGAACAAGTAGATCAAGACCATTCATCGGATTCCATGCACGCCTCTGATACACCAGGAGAACATGGGGAGGAAGAAGGAGGACATGGACAAGCTCCTATTTGGTTAGTAATTCCATTTGTAGTTTTATTATTGATGATCGCCACTGGACCGCTATTCTATGAGCACTTTTGGCATCATAACTATCCAAAGGTGGCCATTGGTCTGGCCACACTGGTAGTGGCCTATTATCTCTTTGTGCTACATGATGTTCATCAGCCCATACATGCCCTGGCCGAGTACTTGCAGTTTATTGCATTACTGGCCTCATTATATATAGCATCAGGTGGAATTCTGATCAAAGTGGATAAAAAGTCTACACCGCTTGCCAATGTGACCCTCTTGATCATAGGTGCCATTATCTCCAATCTGATCGGTACCACTGGTGCATCGATGCTTTTAATCAGACCTTTTATCAGGTTAAACAAGCATAATATCCAAGCTTACCATATTATCTTCTTTATTTTTATGGTGAGTAATGTGGGTGGCTCACTGACACCTATTGGCGACCCGCCTCTTTTCTTGGGTTTCTTAAAAGGCATTCCATTCTTCTGGACATTGGAACATAACTGGCCAGCTTGGGCCTTGGCTTTGACGATCCTTTCAGTGGCATTTTACTTCATCGACCGTAAATTTGGCAGGGCCAATGACAACGAAAGTATAGAAGAAGTAGCCTATACTAATAAAATGTCCTTGATAGGTTCCAAAAACTTCTTATGGCTTTTGATCATCATCATCTCTGTTTTCTTGGATCCAAATGTATTGGATTGGGTGCCGGCAATACATTACGATGGAATGAAATTCTCCTTTATCAGGGAAATCATCATGTTCTCTGTCGCCTTCTTTTCCTATAAATTTGCAGACGAAAGGGCCATTAAAGGAAATGAATTCAATTTCGAGCCCATCAGGGAAGTGGCTTATATTTTTATCGGTATCTTTGGTACCATGATGCCTGCCCTGCAATTGGTAGGCAACTTTGCCAAATCTCCAGAAGGATCTGAATTGATTACCCACAATACACTCTATTGGGGAACAGGTCTGCTTTCAGGATTTTTGGACAATGCACCTACTTACTTAAACTTCTTAGCTGCCGCCATGGCCTCAAAAGGAGCCTCCATTTCTAATGTGGAAATGGTCAGACAATTCGCCATGGACGGCTATCATGATTCAGCCTTTGAATTGATGGCAATATCTTTGGCTGCTGTATTCTTTGGTGCCATGACTTATATTGGTAATGGACCCAACTTTATGGTAAAATCAATTGCAGAACAAAGCGGTATCAAAATGCCTTCCTTCTTTGGCTATATTATCCGCTTTTCCATACCGATATTACTTCCAGTATTAATTATCGTTTGGCTAGTCTTTTTTGCCTTCTCTTGATAGTACTGAAAACCAAAAAAAGGCTGAAACTTGAGTTTCAGCCTTTTTTTGGTCCACCAACACTCATTTTACTTTTTATTCCTTTGAACTACAATAACTTATACATCACACCAATAATCTCCCATCAATTTTGACTAATAAAAATGGCAATCCCAGAGATTATTATCTATCTTATTAGAGACTATAAATCACAAACCTTCTTCGCCTATGCCAAGAGCTAAAAAAACCGAGAACAACCGAAAAATCTTTGTTTTGGACACTTCGGTCATACTCTATGCCCACAATTCAATCATGAATTTTGCAGAACACGATGTGGTTATTCCCATCACCGTTTTGGAGGAATTGGATCAGTTCAAAAAGGGCAATGATTCTAAAAATTTTGAGGCGAGAGAGTTTATTAGATTGTTGGACAAATTGTCTAAAGACAAGATGATCCATCACTGGACCCCACTCAACGGAAAAACCAAAGGGTTCTTTAAGGTAATGATGACCTCTGACAAACTAAAAGGGGAGCCTATCAATGCCAATAAGGTCTTTGGTGAGGAAAAAAATGACCATAAAATCCTCAATGCAGCTCTCGTGCTTAAACGAGAAGAAGATGGTAGGAAAGTCATTTTGGTAAGTAAGGATATCAATTTGAGATTAAAGGCCAAATCACTCGATATCCACGCTGAAGATTATGAAACAGGCAAGATAAAAAATGTCACCGAACTGGAAAATACTGGAAAAGCTATCATTGAAGGTATTGACCCTGATGTGATCAATCAATTATATGATAACCATACAGTAGAGGCCAAACATGTACTGGGCACACGAAAAAGAAAAACCAATACCTATTACATCTTGCGCAGCGACAAGAATTCCGTTCTGGCCTATTATAATGGGGGGTCCAATACCATGGAGCGGGTGGATAAAAAAATGGCCTATAATGTAAAGCCCAGAAATGCTGAGCAGACTTTTGCTCTCCACGCCATAACCAATCCTAATATTAAACTGGTATCGGTACAAGGAGTAGCAGGTACGGGGAAAACCTTATTGGCACTTGCCGGAGCCCTGGAACAACGTAGGGACTTCAAACAGATCTTTCTGGCAAGACCCATTGTTCCCCTAAGTAATAAGGACATCGGCTATCTACCCGGGGATATCAAATCAAAACTCAATCCATACATGGAACCGCTTTGGGATAATTTGAAATTCATACAGAACCAGTTTAAGGAATCTGACAAGGAATTTCAAAAAATAACTGAAATGGTCAATCAAGAAAAACTGGTGATTCAGCCCTTGGCCTATATCAGGGGGCGTTCCCTTTCGAATATCTTCTTTATCGTCGACGAGGCACAAAACCTCACTCCTCACGAAGTAAAGACCATTATCAGCAGAGCTGGGGAAAATACAAAAATTGTATTTACCGGCGATGTACACCAAATCGACACCCCTTACCTGGACAGCCAAAGTAACGGCCTTACCTACCTGATCGACAGGGTAAAGGACCATCCCTTATATGCACATATTAAGCTGGAAAAAGGCGAAAGATCCGAATTGGCCAACTTGGCCAACGAATTATTATAATTTAATCATAATAATAAAGCCTCCGTCTGGAGGCTTTATTATTATTTCGATTTGGGTTCTTTATTAACTTTCTGTAATTGTATTCAACTTAGCTAAGAAGCTATTATAATACTGCCGGCCTACTTGCACGATAGCCCCACTCTTAAGGTTGATTTCCTTGGTGCTGAAACTTTCTATTTGTCCCAACTGAACAATATAAGACTTCTGCACCCTCAGGAACAATTCACTTGGCAGCTTGTCTTCCATATCCTTCATGGACTTTCTAATAGTGTAGTTTTTATCTTTGGTAAAGATCGAAACCATATTCCCATTTGCCTCCACGTAATAAATGTCTTCGTAATTGACTCTTTCGTAGGCATTGTCAGACTTAATGTAAACCGCATCTGTAACCAAATATGGGCTTTCTGCCTTAGCCTTAGGGGCATCAGAATGTAAAGCATTGGTTCTTCGGTTATATAAAACAATCTCCACTATCGCATGGATATCATTGGTATTGAACGGCTTAACGATAAACCCAGCAGGATGTATACGCTTCGCCCTTTCTATTATTGAAGGATCACTGTAAGAAGTCACATAGATAATGGGCGCATCAACCATTTGCTGAACAATCTCACCCAATTCTATCCCATCTTTATCCCCCTTCAATTTGATATCCATAAATACCAAATCAGGCCTGTATTTCTTGATTACCTTAATAGCTTGATTGGCAGAATTAGCAATGTCGATATTTACATATCCTAAAAGTTCGAGAATCTCCTCAATATTTTCTGCAATATCCGGATCATCCTCAACAACCAAAATTCTTTCTTCTTTCATATTTTATTAGCGGTTCCTTACCTGTATGTGTTATGTTTATTCCTTTCGCTACCTTATTATCTACCACAAATCCTCCCAAAAATATTCTTATACAATGAAAATGTAAATATTAATCCACAAATACAATTCAATAACTGCATTTTTGAATCATAAGCTCATCATATCCTTGAATCGGGCAGCTTGACGCCTGCTGACTTCTATTCGATCTCCCCCTTTCAGGGTCACCACTAAGCCTCCATTGAACCATGGCTCTATACCATCCACCCAACTTAAATTAATGATATGTTTTCTGCTTGCCCTAAAAAAGGATTTCTCATCCAACCTTTCATCCAAGGCATTCAAAGATTTGTGAATCATTGGCTTATTATTATCAAAATACACCTTGATATAATTGCCGTCAGACTCAAACAAACGAACATTTTCCAATTTGACAAACCAGCACCTATCGCCATCCTTTACGAAGACCTGGTCCTTAAGGCTCAATTTAGGATCTTCATTTTCCACAGCCCTTTCACCGGAATGTCCATTTCCTGCGTCTATCTGACTTTTTAATTTGGCTATGGCTTCGGTTAATCTTTCCGGATCTATAGGCTTCAAGAGATAATCCAAAGCATTCACTTCAAAAGCCTTCAACGCAAACTCGTCATATGCCGTGGTAAATACCACCTTGGGAACAGCCTCCAGTTCGGCCAATAAATCGAATCCAGTCTTTTCGGGCATTTGAATATCCAAAAAAATCACATCAGGATTTAACTCAGCAATTTTCTCTTTGGCATCATCTACATTCATGGCTTCTCCAATTACCTCCACATCACTTATTCCAGAAAGCAAATTGATCAGCTCTTTCCTAGCCAGTCTTTCATCATCGATTACTAATGCACGCATGGTTTTAAAAGTTTAATCTAATTTAATACTTTGTTTCGGAATTTTAATTTCTGTCAGCACAAACTCAGCATCTAAGTTTTTCATTTTAAAGCTGGCCTTGCTGCCATATATCAATCTAAGACGCTGCATGGTATTGGAAATCCCATGGCCACTGCCATCATTTTTCCTGCCAACACCGCCCTTTAACTGCCCACTGTTTTTGACCAATAGATAAAGGTCCCCTGCTAGACCAATAGAACATTTGATTTCAATCAGCCCACCTTTCATCCGGTTTGAAATACCATGCTTAATGGCATTTTCAACTATGGTCTGCAGCATCATCGGAGGAATCTTATAGTGATAGGCCTCCTCTTCAATATCAAAATTCACCTTTAGCCGCTCTTCAAATCGGATAGTTTCCAAATCCAGATAATCCCGAACGATCTTGATCTCAT is from Echinicola marina and encodes:
- a CDS encoding tetratricopeptide repeat protein, translating into MKAKFALLGLLSFVVVGLAHAQDGWNWPSDPQKEAKAREYNAAYNDYLKSDQFIQATKPLHWLLVNAPDLNEAIYINGVKVYDGAAEAATDEAQKAIYQDSVMAIYDIRAEKYNNEAEWIENKAYYGYRYYRGNKDKVADAASYFAKDIELNGEINTVGLVPAYFDLVYRNYAYNQAYTDEQVLDIYDNLYARLDKAEAEGADASGEKSTLDQILVAMEIIDCDFIQEKLGPQLEADPSNVALAKRIFQYSVQYKCTSSETFSKALEVVDNDSPTFSTSQVRGLRYMQDGNYAKAEEMFTRALELAENNKQKAEVTYDLAKAQAQLGKKSAARQSAMSVAELDPEKTSDAWSFIGSLYMGSSNDCRGGQSRVKDYSIFIAAYDAFAKAGDNKGMANAKARFPSKEELFTEGYQVGQTLNTGCWIGQTVSLKTRD
- a CDS encoding type III pantothenate kinase, whose protein sequence is MRNLVIDIGNTRIKSALFDGLEMIEEQSLNYIDELLRYTDAWDFDHVIVSSVRWSSQELELMLPFGFLFLDQGTLLPVKNQYQTPHTLGLDRLAAAIGAYSKTGKGPVLSIDLGTCITYDFIDAYKAYLGGAISPGLQMRFRAMHEQTARLPLVDYDFEEVKPGLIGGNTLDGMKSGVYFGIKHEIEGIIKQYLGNHQDLKVFICGGDAKFFESLTKDHIFVIPNLVLHGLNRILIYNVNKN
- a CDS encoding anhydro-N-acetylmuramic acid kinase, giving the protein MDTSNIYHIIGLMSGTSGDGLDMAHCRFVYEQKWSFSIIEATTVPFPENLGKKLNQAHQLSGEELCLLDREFGTWMGEKIKEFCKSYQLRPDAVASHGHTVFHQPQKRLTTQIGCGWSLMQTCGLPVINDFRTLDVLLGGQGAPLAPVGDHYLFEAYDFCLNLGGIANISMISKGQRKAFDTSPFNLLLNHFAAKKGLPYDDKGKLAKKGKVIPELLEQLNSLPYYENIGAKSLGRENIENSFLPLLENRNAEVEDTLATLVRHYAEQISKVVLEHSIKSPSKLLITGGGAYNHFFIEVLSEKLGDKAIAIVPDREIVDFKEALIFAFLGVLKLRKEANSLASVTGASRNSCGGTLYLPDLTA
- a CDS encoding Glu/Leu/Phe/Val dehydrogenase dimerization domain-containing protein, giving the protein MIEPLKKFEDKPPEIVFEWNDSETEAKGWAVINSLRGGAAGGGTRMRKGLDRREVEALAKTMEIKFTVSGPPIGGAKSGINFDPNDPRKGEVLNRWYKAVMPILKSYYGTGGDLNIDEIEEVIPITESFGLWHPQEGIVHGHFHATEPQKIKKIGQLRQGVSKILEDPHYTPDSPKKYKVADMITGFGVAEAVKHYYRLWGGKIKGKRAIIQGWGNVGAAAACFLAVEGVKVVGIMDKEGGLINETGYSLDEIRKLFTHRSGNKLVAERLIPFKEINKNIWDIPHEIFIPAAASRLINIDQVRRLTKAGLEVISCGANVPFADKEIFFGPIGLATDQEVSVIPDFIANCGMARVFAYLMSDHAEVTDKAIFEDVSQTILKALKKTHKMQPEKTGIARKSFEIAINQLI
- a CDS encoding sodium:proton antiporter; the encoded protein is MKNIIIAFGIIWGAIFYTGIPSVLALENNHKTEVAQDHEQVDQDHSSDSMHASDTPGEHGEEEGGHGQAPIWLVIPFVVLLLMIATGPLFYEHFWHHNYPKVAIGLATLVVAYYLFVLHDVHQPIHALAEYLQFIALLASLYIASGGILIKVDKKSTPLANVTLLIIGAIISNLIGTTGASMLLIRPFIRLNKHNIQAYHIIFFIFMVSNVGGSLTPIGDPPLFLGFLKGIPFFWTLEHNWPAWALALTILSVAFYFIDRKFGRANDNESIEEVAYTNKMSLIGSKNFLWLLIIIISVFLDPNVLDWVPAIHYDGMKFSFIREIIMFSVAFFSYKFADERAIKGNEFNFEPIREVAYIFIGIFGTMMPALQLVGNFAKSPEGSELITHNTLYWGTGLLSGFLDNAPTYLNFLAAAMASKGASISNVEMVRQFAMDGYHDSAFELMAISLAAVFFGAMTYIGNGPNFMVKSIAEQSGIKMPSFFGYIIRFSIPILLPVLIIVWLVFFAFS
- a CDS encoding PhoH family protein; translated protein: MPRAKKTENNRKIFVLDTSVILYAHNSIMNFAEHDVVIPITVLEELDQFKKGNDSKNFEAREFIRLLDKLSKDKMIHHWTPLNGKTKGFFKVMMTSDKLKGEPINANKVFGEEKNDHKILNAALVLKREEDGRKVILVSKDINLRLKAKSLDIHAEDYETGKIKNVTELENTGKAIIEGIDPDVINQLYDNHTVEAKHVLGTRKRKTNTYYILRSDKNSVLAYYNGGSNTMERVDKKMAYNVKPRNAEQTFALHAITNPNIKLVSVQGVAGTGKTLLALAGALEQRRDFKQIFLARPIVPLSNKDIGYLPGDIKSKLNPYMEPLWDNLKFIQNQFKESDKEFQKITEMVNQEKLVIQPLAYIRGRSLSNIFFIVDEAQNLTPHEVKTIISRAGENTKIVFTGDVHQIDTPYLDSQSNGLTYLIDRVKDHPLYAHIKLEKGERSELANLANELL
- a CDS encoding LytR/AlgR family response regulator transcription factor, whose translation is MKEERILVVEDDPDIAENIEEILELLGYVNIDIANSANQAIKVIKKYRPDLVFMDIKLKGDKDGIELGEIVQQMVDAPIIYVTSYSDPSIIERAKRIHPAGFIVKPFNTNDIHAIVEIVLYNRRTNALHSDAPKAKAESPYLVTDAVYIKSDNAYERVNYEDIYYVEANGNMVSIFTKDKNYTIRKSMKDMEDKLPSELFLRVQKSYIVQLGQIESFSTKEINLKSGAIVQVGRQYYNSFLAKLNTITES
- a CDS encoding LytR/AlgR family response regulator transcription factor, whose translation is MRALVIDDERLARKELINLLSGISDVEVIGEAMNVDDAKEKIAELNPDVIFLDIQMPEKTGFDLLAELEAVPKVVFTTAYDEFALKAFEVNALDYLLKPIDPERLTEAIAKLKSQIDAGNGHSGERAVENEDPKLSLKDQVFVKDGDRCWFVKLENVRLFESDGNYIKVYFDNNKPMIHKSLNALDERLDEKSFFRASRKHIINLSWVDGIEPWFNGGLVVTLKGGDRIEVSRRQAARFKDMMSL